The sequence CCCTCAAACTCCCGAATATCCATATGGCGCTCATATAACAAATTACCAACCCATCCTTTCCAACGGGTATAGACCATCAACTCTACTGCATCTCGATCCGTCACAAATCGCTTTACAGATCCACCCACACTTGTCCCTCCTCTAATTCCAATTGACGTATTATAAGCTTTCAATTGAGCCTTTGCCGCCGGAATATCCGTAAAAAAGGCAACAGAAAGTATTGCCGCCACAAACAAGTGTTTCATCATTATCTTAAGTATGGAATAAAAAACTGCTAAAAAGTAAAAACTTTTTCGCTAGTTATACAATAATCTAATGGGATATCGTGCGTTTCGGAAGGAATTTGAGGAACTGGATCAAAAAAACTCAACCCTACTTTAAGGACTTCCCCATCTAATCCAGAGAGGAAAACATCATAATAGCCTTTTCCAAAACCAATCCGATTACCTTTTATATCAAAAGCCAAAAGCGGGATTAATACTAATTGAATCTTATTTGGGCTAATGGCACTAATATTTTGGGGTATTGGTATCCCCCATTTATTAATTTCAAAAATGGTGTTGGAATCAATCTTTACCGTATCCAGCTGAAGTGTTCCTGATTTAACTATTGAGGTATAAACAGAATTACCTCGACCCAACAAATAATCACGGATCAATAAGGTATTGATCTCATTTTGATGGGCAATGGGTAAATAAATATGAATATGCGCGATCTCGGGGTGTGAATTGAACCAAACTTGAAATTGTCTAAATATTAATTCAGAACGTCTCTGCGCCTCTTCAGGAGATAGAGCTTTCCTTTTATCTTTAAATAATTGCCTAATCTGCTCCTTTTCAGTACTCATAGATCTAAAACCATCATTCTGAAATCCAAAGGATCAAAACAGGCCAACAAATCATCAATAAGTTCAGGTGAGGACAAATAAAACTGCATCATGTTTACCACTCTTTCCTGCGGTGCCCCATTTGGTTTTGTGAACGCATGGATGGCCAAGGCTCGATCGAGTTGGACCTGCTGTTTCTTTTCCTCTGCCTTTCTTAATTTACGGCTCATCTGGTCCAAAATCTTAAGAGACCTGACTTTACCCGCTGCAAAAGCTTCTTTCAAACTTCCTTCGAGCAAAGCCGCTTCCTCTCCTTTCTTCTCAAACAATGAAGAAATCAATTCTTTTTCTTCTTGAAGTTCCAAATCTATACTGGCCTCAGAACGAACAAACTCTTTCTTCCAAGAATCATAATCTTCAAAGATTTGGGCCTCATCCCATCCTAATTGAGCTATTTTCTTTCTAATTAGGGGAGTAATTAACAAGGCAAAGTTTCTAGGAAGCAAAATAGGGAATGGAACCTCAAAGTAATCAAAAACTCCTTTTAGCTGTAGCCAATAGATAACTTCTGCTGGGCCTCCTAAATAAGCTAGATTAGGTAGAATTACCTCCTGATATAATGGCCTTAACACTACATTCGGACTAAAGCGCTCTGGATTTGTCTCAATTAACTTCTCTAGTTCAGTTTTCGAAAACTTAAGCTCGGTATTCAAGACCTTAAACTCATCTCCCGATCGCTCTATCCGCTCCCTAATCCCTTGGTGTAAGTAAAAGAAGTTGATTTCTCTTGGAAAAATCTGCCCCTTGTATCCTAACTCTTCCAGCTTTTGGGTGGCCGCTTCAGCTTTTTGGTTCGAATGATGAAGGAATAGATCATCCTTGATCACTTCTTTGAATTGACTTTTTAATGCCTGACTATTCCCATCCAATATCACCAACCCTTGTTCTTCAAATAAATAATTTACATATTTTCTTACAGCCTCTGCAAGGGTTTTGGAGGAGGAATAAGCTTCCTTAAAAAAATCAGGAGCAAAGGAAACAGACTTTAAAAAGGATTGAAAAGAATCGTCCAACTTAAAATCCCCCACCGCACCGGTCTGATCAGAATTCCATTGGTATTTTTTACCATCTAGCTTGAAATAGTTGATTTCATCAAAATCATGGTCCTCACTGGCCATCCAATACACCGGAACAAACTTATTTGCCGGATACTTTTGAGCTAACTGTTTAGCAAGATTAATAGTAGCCACAATCTTGTAAATGAAATACAAAGGCCCAGTAAATAAATTCAGCTGATGTCCTGTGGTGACAGTAAAGGTTTGGTCAAGTGCCAGAGATTGAATATTAGCCTTTACTTTCTCACTGATTTCAATTCCTTCATATTGGGAATGAAGCTCCTTCACCAATGTTTCCCGGGCACTATTAGAGAAATTCTTATTTTTGATCGCCTCTGAAAAACTTTCCAGCTTTGGCTCAAGCGAATAAAAAGGTTTTAATTCCTCCTTCCCATTTAAGTAATCCAAAAAAAAATCTGAAAATTGTCCTGTTTCCTGGAGACTTACACAATGTTTTTTCATGGTTGGATGGGGTGAAGTATATTTTGGGAAGCTAACTTAGTGTCTTGAACCAAAGTTCGGTTTTTTTTGTAAAAAAATTGAAAAGCTTCGATTAACGGTAATTTCTTGGGATGATTCATTTAAAATATTACTAACCAAACGGAGATTTAAGCTTTCTGTTGCACCCAATTTCAGGAAAACCTTAGCTTTGTCGGCCAAATAACATGCTACCATACCATCAATTTTTCTTAAACAACGGACTTGAGGTAATTGTCCATGAAGACCCGAGCAGTAAAATGGCGGTCTTTAATTTACTGTACAAAGTAGGGTCCAGAAATGAAGAAGCCGGAAAAACTGGACTTGCTCATTTTTTTGAGCATTTGATGTTCGGGAGTTCCAAAAATGTACCCGTGTTTGACCGAGAATTAGAACGCGTTGGCGGTTCATGTAATGCCTTCACCAGTCCAGACATTACCAACTATTACATCACCCTTCCAGCCAGCAATATAGAAACAGCTTTCTGGCTAGAATCTGATCGTATGCTTCAACTCACATTAAGTGATAAAACCATCGAGACTCAGAGAAAAGTAGTAATAGAAGAATATAAGCAACGGTACCTAAACCAACCATATGGCGATATTTGGCATCACTTAAGAGACTTGTCTTATGTGGAACATCCATATAGGTGGCCTACCATCGGACAGCACCTAAGCGACATTGAAAATTACCAGCGTGAAGATGTCTGGGATTTTTACCAAACCAATTACACCCCAGAAAACGCCATTTTAGTCGTGGGCGGAAATGTCACCAAATCCCAAATTGAAAGACTATCACAAAAATGGTTTGGTCCTATCACATCAAAAAAACAGGAATTATTAGCTGTTGTTCCAGAACCTATTCAACAAGAGAAGCGCGTCAAAACGATAGAGGCAAAAGTTCCTACAGATGCACTCTATAAAGCATACAAAATGCCAGGTAAACTGGCCGAAGGATATGCTGCGGCAGATTTGATATCCGATTTACTAGGATTTGGCAAATCATCCATTTTGGAGCAAAAACTTGTAAAAAAAGGAAAACTTTTCGCTTCTATAGGTGCTTATGTGTTGGGTTCCGTAGATCCAGGTCTTTTGGTATTTTCAGGAAAAATGGACTCTGGGGTTACTTCTGAGGAGGGAGAACAAGCTTTAGAAGAAGAAATCCAGGCATTTCTCAGTAAAGAAATCTCTGAAGAATCTCTTCAAAAAATCAAAAATCAAGGCGAAGCCATGAAATCCTATGAATCTATCCAGCTATTAAACAGGGTATTTAACCTTGCTTATTACGCATCTTTGGGTAGTCCGGAATTATACATGACTGAGTTTGAAAATAAATCAAAAATTAAGGCAGAGGAGATTTCCAGTTGGTCATCCAAAATCCTAGTGGAAGAAAACTCCAATGTCATACATTATAAATCTCTTCCTTTATGAACGCATTTAAAATAGGCATGGGATACGATGTCCATCAGCTGAAAGAAGGTTATGACTTTTGGCTTGGTGGAATCAAACTAGAACATGAAAAAGGGGCTGTTGGTCACTCGGATGCAGATGTATTAATTCATGTAATTTGTGATGCACTTCTAGGTGCAGCAAACCTGAGAGACATTGGTTATCATTTTTCGGACAAAGACCCCCAATTTAAAGGGATAGACAGTAAAATACTGTTGAAAGAAGTTATGGAAAAAATCAGGGAGGCAGGGTTTGAAGTAGGCAACATAGACTCTACCATTTGTCTCCAAGTGCCGAAAGTAAATCCTCACATTCCAACTATGAAATCATGCCTAGCGGAAGTGATGAATATTCCTGAAAGTTCAATATCCATCAAAGCAACTACCACCGAATGGCTTGGTTTTGTAGGCAGAGAAGAGGGTATTTCGGCTTATTGTGTGGCATTAATCTATCATGTATGAGCGGCAAATTAAAAATCATCACAACCGAAGACGGTTCCCATTCCCTTTACAATGAAGAGCTTAAAGAAACTTATCATAGCTTTCATGGAGCATTGAAAGAGTCTGTACATGTCTTCATGCTTTATGGGATTGATTCTTGGTTGATGGAAAATCCAACCAAAAAACCTCTACGGATATTTGAAGTTGGTTTTGGCACCGGCCTGAATGCTTGGCTTACCTTGATTTGGGCAGAACAAAATCAAATTCCTGTTTTATACCATACCATCGAACCATTTCCTCTTTCTGAGGAAATATATTCTCAATTGAATTACGGTGATCTCGATGATGGCTTTTTCCATTATAAACCATATCTACAAAAATTACATAAAATGGAATGGGATAAAGGCGCCATCGTTTCAGAATATTTCAATATGAAAAAAGAAAAAACCAGCCTTGAAGAAGTTACATTATATCCAAGCGACGTGGTATTTTTTGACGCCTTTGCACCAAGCAAACAGCCCGAATTATGGGAAAAACCTCTTTTGCAAAAGGTTTTTGACTCGATGAACCCAGGCGGAATATTCACAACTTACTGTGCCCAAGGCCAATTAAAAAGGGACCTAAAAGAAATTGGATTAGAAGTGGAAAGTTTGCCAGGACCTCCAGGTAAAAAGGAAATGACCCGAGGTTGGAAAAAATAATTTCTAATTTGGAATAAGCTTTGGAAAATGTGAAGGGAAACCAACCTTTTACTATCATGAAAAGTATCTTATTCTTTTGGGTGTTTTTACTTCCCTTCCAAATAATTGCTCAGGTTCCAGTAGAGAATTTATTGAAAGAGCGTCAATACTTACTCTACCAACTTCAAGAGACCAAGAGAAACACTGCCTCAATGATGGAATTGGCTTTAGAATCCCGACCTTCATCTGAAGGACGCTTAGCTATGCAGATAATTGAAAAAGACAATGCCATTATTCAAAAGCTACAATTAAGTGATCGGATTGACCATTCTTCTATTCTTTCCGAAAATGAGCAATATAAAACCATCACACTTTCACAAGAACAGGATATCCAAAAACTCAAAAATGCATTGACTCAAAAAGGTTATGAAGTGAATGCATCTCGGCTGGGAAAACGCAAATTTGAATTAGCGACCCTTATATTTTTCATAGGAACGATCACTTTTGGTTGGCTTTTT comes from Algoriphagus halophilus and encodes:
- a CDS encoding 5-formyltetrahydrofolate cyclo-ligase; translation: MSTEKEQIRQLFKDKRKALSPEEAQRRSELIFRQFQVWFNSHPEIAHIHIYLPIAHQNEINTLLIRDYLLGRGNSVYTSIVKSGTLQLDTVKIDSNTIFEINKWGIPIPQNISAISPNKIQLVLIPLLAFDIKGNRIGFGKGYYDVFLSGLDGEVLKVGLSFFDPVPQIPSETHDIPLDYCITSEKVFTF
- the bshC gene encoding bacillithiol biosynthesis cysteine-adding enzyme BshC, translating into MKKHCVSLQETGQFSDFFLDYLNGKEELKPFYSLEPKLESFSEAIKNKNFSNSARETLVKELHSQYEGIEISEKVKANIQSLALDQTFTVTTGHQLNLFTGPLYFIYKIVATINLAKQLAQKYPANKFVPVYWMASEDHDFDEINYFKLDGKKYQWNSDQTGAVGDFKLDDSFQSFLKSVSFAPDFFKEAYSSSKTLAEAVRKYVNYLFEEQGLVILDGNSQALKSQFKEVIKDDLFLHHSNQKAEAATQKLEELGYKGQIFPREINFFYLHQGIRERIERSGDEFKVLNTELKFSKTELEKLIETNPERFSPNVVLRPLYQEVILPNLAYLGGPAEVIYWLQLKGVFDYFEVPFPILLPRNFALLITPLIRKKIAQLGWDEAQIFEDYDSWKKEFVRSEASIDLELQEEKELISSLFEKKGEEAALLEGSLKEAFAAGKVRSLKILDQMSRKLRKAEEKKQQVQLDRALAIHAFTKPNGAPQERVVNMMQFYLSSPELIDDLLACFDPLDFRMMVLDL
- a CDS encoding M16 family metallopeptidase translates to MLPYHQFFLNNGLEVIVHEDPSSKMAVFNLLYKVGSRNEEAGKTGLAHFFEHLMFGSSKNVPVFDRELERVGGSCNAFTSPDITNYYITLPASNIETAFWLESDRMLQLTLSDKTIETQRKVVIEEYKQRYLNQPYGDIWHHLRDLSYVEHPYRWPTIGQHLSDIENYQREDVWDFYQTNYTPENAILVVGGNVTKSQIERLSQKWFGPITSKKQELLAVVPEPIQQEKRVKTIEAKVPTDALYKAYKMPGKLAEGYAAADLISDLLGFGKSSILEQKLVKKGKLFASIGAYVLGSVDPGLLVFSGKMDSGVTSEEGEQALEEEIQAFLSKEISEESLQKIKNQGEAMKSYESIQLLNRVFNLAYYASLGSPELYMTEFENKSKIKAEEISSWSSKILVEENSNVIHYKSLPL
- the ispF gene encoding 2-C-methyl-D-erythritol 2,4-cyclodiphosphate synthase produces the protein MNAFKIGMGYDVHQLKEGYDFWLGGIKLEHEKGAVGHSDADVLIHVICDALLGAANLRDIGYHFSDKDPQFKGIDSKILLKEVMEKIREAGFEVGNIDSTICLQVPKVNPHIPTMKSCLAEVMNIPESSISIKATTTEWLGFVGREEGISAYCVALIYHV
- the mnmD gene encoding tRNA (5-methylaminomethyl-2-thiouridine)(34)-methyltransferase MnmD, producing the protein MSGKLKIITTEDGSHSLYNEELKETYHSFHGALKESVHVFMLYGIDSWLMENPTKKPLRIFEVGFGTGLNAWLTLIWAEQNQIPVLYHTIEPFPLSEEIYSQLNYGDLDDGFFHYKPYLQKLHKMEWDKGAIVSEYFNMKKEKTSLEEVTLYPSDVVFFDAFAPSKQPELWEKPLLQKVFDSMNPGGIFTTYCAQGQLKRDLKEIGLEVESLPGPPGKKEMTRGWKK